A region of the Sphingobium sp. HWE2-09 genome:
CTGTCGCGCCGGGGCTTTCTGACAAGTGCGGCCGTGGCATCGACCCTGCTGGCGGCCGATGGGGTTCGAGCCGGTACGCCACCATTATTGCTGCACGATCCCGCGCTCCCCGCCGGGCGACGCTTCGCCGCGCGCATAGAGAGGCTGGGCGGCCAAGCGGTGGCGTTGGAGGGTGATCGGGTTCGGCAGATACAAGCGGCGCTTGCCTATGCACCCGTTGCGCTGTTCGCAGTGACGCAGCGGAGCGACGAACTATTGGTAGGCGAAATCGCAGCGGAACATGGCTATCGCCGTATAGCCCTTGTGCGACATGCTCAGGACGGCCGGATGACTGCGCGCTGCATGGCGGAAGGCAAGACAATCGGCGCCCTGGCGCATTTTGCCGGGACAGGCTGGCCGGAAGCATTTGCAGATATGGCGCTGGACAAGATCGGACAATGCCCTGCCGTGTCAGACGGGAATATCGAGCCAGCGTTCAGTTGGGTAATGATCCGGGGCTAAACGCTGTCGGTCGAGACGCTGTTGGCAGCGTGCCAACGCTTCTCGACCGATTAAATCCGCTTAGCGCTTGATGATCAGCGAATCCGGCCGCTTGCGCGGCACCCATTCACCGCGGCCGGGAAAATTCTTGAGGATTTCCCCATCCCACAATCGCACCGTGCGGCGCTGGAATCGCCACTGGCCGTCGGCTTCCTTGATGGCGTGATCGTCATACCACCCGGCAAAACGCAGCAGATAGGGAGGTTCGCCGTCGCATTCCGTGACGAAGGCGAAGGAGCGCATGGTGCAACTCCCGTCATCTTGCGGCCGATATTGAGTTTGCGTGACATGATGCTGACGACCGGGGAAGCCGGGCGCATTGCGATAATGTTCGGCGATGCCGCGAATGCCAGCATGACCTTCCCAGATATCGGGATCGTCGAAAACTTCCTCCACCATCCGTGCGTCCGGCGTGAAGCAGGCGACCAGCGCGTCCACATCGCCGGTATCCAGCGCCCAGCTATAGGCGGCGATCAGGTCTTGGAGCGCAATCCTGTCCTCGATCGGAAGGGAAGGCATGATGGGTCTCTCCTCAAGTTCTTTGGCTTGACGACATAATAACATTCGTTACTATTATCTGCAACAAGACGACAGATCGCGCAAGTGAGAGGACGCATGGCGAAGATCATTATTTCGGGCGCGTCGGGCGCCTTCGGACGGGCGGCCGCCCTGTTGCTGCTCGACAAGGTCGCGCCGCGCGATGTCATCCTGCTGACGCGGACACCCGAAAAACTGGCGGATCTTGCTGCCCGTGGCGCTGATGTGCGCTTTGCCGATTTCGACGATCCTGCCTCGCTAGGCCCGGCCATGACGGGCGGCGACAG
Encoded here:
- a CDS encoding nuclear transport factor 2 family protein; protein product: MPSLPIEDRIALQDLIAAYSWALDTGDVDALVACFTPDARMVEEVFDDPDIWEGHAGIRGIAEHYRNAPGFPGRQHHVTQTQYRPQDDGSCTMRSFAFVTECDGEPPYLLRFAGWYDDHAIKEADGQWRFQRRTVRLWDGEILKNFPGRGEWVPRKRPDSLIIKR